The proteins below are encoded in one region of Streptomyces sp. NBC_00490:
- the ppdK gene encoding pyruvate, phosphate dikinase, which yields MSENKEPHVAKFVYDFTEGNKDLKDLLGGKGANLAEMTNLGLPVPPGFTITTEACKVYLESGAEPVALRDEVSAHLEALETQMSKKLGQADNPLLVSVRSGAKFSMPGMMDTVLNIGLSDRSVKGLAEQAGDERFAWDSYRRLIQMFGKTVLGVDGELFEEALEAAKAAKKVHVDTDLEAADLKKLVTKFKKIVKTEAGRDFPQDPREQMDLAIHAVFDSWNTDRAKLYRRQERIPGDLGTAVNVCSMVFGNLGPDSGTGVAFTRDPASGHQGVYGDYLQNAQGEDVVAGIRNTVPLAELESIDKKSYDQLMQIMETLENHYKDLCDIEFTIERGQLWMLQTRVGKRTAGAAFRIATQLVDQGLIDEAEALQRVSGAQLAQLMFPRFDEDTKVQTVGRGIAASPGAAVGKAVFDSYTAVKWSRSGEKVILVRRETNPDDLDGMIAAEGILTSRGGKTSHAAVVARGMGKTCVCGAEELEVDTKRRRMTVPGGHVVEEGDIISIDGSSGKVYLGEVPVVPSPVVEYFEGRMHAGAQDADELVEAVHRIMAFADRKRRLRVRANADNAEDAMRARRFGAQGIGLCRTEHMFLGDRRELVERLILADTETEREESLKQLLPLQKQDFVELFAAMDGLPVTVRLLDPPLHEFLPDITELSVRVALAESRQEPHENELRLLQAVHRLHEQNPMLGLRGVRLGLVIPGLFTMQVRAIAEAAAERKAAKGDPRAEIMIPLVGTVQELEIVREEADQVIAEVEAATGTELKLTIGTMIELPRAALTAGQIAEAAEFFSFGTNDLTQTVWGFSRDDVEASFFTAYLEKGIFGVSPFETIDRDGVGSLVKLAAEAGRKTRPDLKLGVCGEHGGDPESVHFFHEVGLDYVSCSPFRIPVARLEAGRAASQSAGSDHR from the coding sequence GTGTCGGAAAACAAAGAACCCCACGTAGCGAAGTTCGTTTACGACTTCACCGAGGGAAACAAGGACCTCAAGGACCTCCTGGGTGGCAAGGGCGCGAACCTCGCCGAGATGACCAACCTGGGACTCCCCGTTCCTCCCGGCTTCACCATCACGACCGAAGCCTGCAAGGTCTACCTGGAGAGCGGCGCGGAGCCCGTGGCACTGCGTGACGAGGTGAGTGCACACCTCGAAGCGCTCGAGACGCAGATGAGCAAGAAGCTCGGCCAGGCCGACAACCCGCTCCTCGTCTCGGTCCGCTCCGGCGCCAAGTTCTCCATGCCCGGCATGATGGACACGGTCCTGAACATCGGTCTCTCCGACAGGTCGGTGAAGGGCCTCGCCGAGCAGGCGGGCGACGAGCGGTTCGCCTGGGACTCCTACCGCCGTCTCATCCAGATGTTCGGCAAGACGGTCCTCGGCGTCGACGGCGAGCTCTTCGAGGAGGCGCTGGAGGCGGCGAAGGCGGCCAAGAAGGTCCACGTCGACACGGACCTGGAGGCGGCCGACCTCAAGAAGCTCGTCACCAAGTTCAAGAAGATCGTCAAGACCGAGGCCGGGCGCGACTTCCCGCAGGACCCGCGCGAGCAGATGGACCTCGCCATCCACGCGGTCTTCGACTCCTGGAACACCGACCGCGCCAAGCTCTACCGCCGCCAGGAGCGCATCCCCGGCGACCTGGGCACCGCCGTCAACGTCTGTTCGATGGTCTTCGGCAACCTCGGCCCCGACTCCGGCACCGGCGTCGCCTTCACCCGCGACCCGGCCAGCGGCCACCAGGGCGTCTACGGCGACTACCTCCAGAACGCCCAGGGCGAGGACGTCGTCGCCGGTATCCGCAACACGGTCCCGCTCGCGGAGCTGGAGTCGATCGACAAGAAGTCGTACGACCAGCTGATGCAGATCATGGAGACCCTGGAGAACCACTACAAGGATCTCTGCGACATCGAGTTCACCATCGAGCGCGGCCAGCTCTGGATGCTCCAGACCCGGGTCGGCAAGCGCACGGCGGGCGCGGCCTTCCGTATCGCCACGCAGCTCGTGGACCAGGGCCTGATCGACGAGGCCGAGGCGCTCCAGCGCGTCAGCGGCGCCCAGCTGGCCCAGCTGATGTTCCCGCGCTTCGACGAGGACACGAAGGTCCAGACGGTCGGCCGGGGCATCGCGGCGTCGCCTGGCGCGGCGGTCGGCAAGGCGGTCTTCGACTCGTACACCGCGGTGAAGTGGTCGCGCTCCGGCGAGAAGGTCATCCTGGTCCGCCGGGAGACCAACCCCGACGACCTGGACGGCATGATCGCCGCCGAGGGCATCCTGACCTCGCGCGGCGGCAAGACCTCGCACGCGGCCGTGGTCGCGCGCGGCATGGGCAAGACCTGTGTGTGCGGTGCCGAGGAGCTGGAGGTCGACACCAAGCGGCGGCGGATGACGGTGCCCGGCGGCCATGTCGTCGAGGAGGGCGACATCATCTCCATCGACGGGTCCAGCGGCAAGGTGTACCTCGGCGAGGTGCCCGTCGTCCCCTCCCCGGTCGTGGAGTACTTCGAGGGCCGGATGCACGCGGGTGCGCAGGACGCCGACGAGCTGGTCGAGGCCGTGCACCGGATCATGGCGTTCGCCGACCGCAAGCGCCGGCTGCGGGTGCGGGCCAACGCGGACAACGCCGAGGACGCCATGCGCGCCCGTCGCTTCGGGGCCCAGGGCATCGGCCTGTGCCGCACCGAGCACATGTTCCTCGGCGACCGGCGTGAACTGGTCGAGCGCCTCATCCTGGCCGACACGGAGACCGAGCGCGAGGAGTCGCTGAAGCAGCTGCTTCCGCTCCAGAAGCAGGACTTCGTGGAGCTGTTCGCGGCGATGGACGGCCTGCCGGTGACGGTCCGGCTCCTGGACCCGCCGCTGCACGAGTTCCTGCCGGACATCACCGAACTGTCGGTCCGCGTCGCGCTCGCGGAGTCCCGTCAGGAGCCGCACGAGAACGAGCTGCGGCTGCTCCAGGCGGTCCACCGGCTGCACGAGCAGAACCCGATGCTGGGTCTGCGCGGTGTACGCCTCGGCCTCGTCATCCCGGGCCTGTTCACGATGCAGGTACGGGCGATCGCGGAGGCGGCGGCCGAGCGGAAGGCCGCGAAGGGCGACCCGCGCGCGGAGATCATGATCCCGCTCGTCGGCACGGTCCAGGAGCTGGAGATCGTCCGCGAGGAGGCCGACCAGGTCATCGCGGAGGTCGAGGCGGCGACGGGCACCGAGCTCAAGCTGACGATCGGCACGATGATCGAGCTCCCGCGCGCCGCGCTGACCGCCGGTCAGATCGCGGAGGCGGCGGAGTTCTTCAGCTTCGGCACGAACGACCTCACCCAGACGGTGTGGGGCTTCAGCCGGGACGACGTGGAGGCGTCCTTCTTCACGGCGTACCTGGAGAAGGGCATCTTCGGCGTCAGCCCGTTCGAGACGATCGACAGGGACGGTGTCGGCTCCCTGGTCAAGCTGGCGGCGGAGGCGGGCCGCAAGACCCGCCCCGACCTCAAGCTCGGCGTCTGCGGCGAGCACGGCGGTGACCCGGAGTCGGTCCACTTCTTCCACGAGGTCGGCCTGGACTACGTCTCCTGCTCGCCCTTCCGTATCCCGGTGGCCCGCCTGGAGGCCGGCCGCGCGGCCTCGCAGTCGGCGGGCAGCGACCACCGCTAG
- a CDS encoding ROK family protein has product MTGRGQGSAGDLLELVRSGRAITRGALQQATGLSRATVGQRLDRLFRAGWLREGAGGPVDSPLGGRPSITLEFDDAHAVVLAADLDTRHARAAVVSLTGELLAEHSGTLVIEDGPDVVLGELGRWFAELLEKAGHRADEVCGIGLAVPGPVDSESGRVVQPPMMPGWDGYDIRGRLARSFTEHTGAAAVPVLVDNDANLMAYGEQRTSCPDCSAFVLVKVSTGIGAGVVVGGSIFRGIDGGAGDIGHIRVGADALCRCGSRGCLAAVASGGAVARRLAEAGVPAASGADVRDLLTAGHPEAAALAREAGRQVGDVLATVVTLLNPGVLMIAGDLAGTAFLTGVRELLYQRALPRSTAHLDVVTSRLGERAGLVGAGALVVEHLYAPERVEERLAALGV; this is encoded by the coding sequence ATGACCGGACGGGGTCAGGGAAGCGCCGGCGATCTGCTCGAACTGGTACGAAGCGGGCGCGCGATCACACGCGGCGCGCTCCAGCAGGCCACCGGGCTGTCCCGTGCCACCGTCGGCCAGCGCCTGGACCGGCTCTTCCGCGCGGGCTGGCTGCGCGAGGGCGCCGGCGGTCCCGTGGACTCCCCGCTCGGCGGGCGCCCCTCCATCACCCTGGAGTTCGACGACGCCCATGCCGTCGTCCTCGCCGCCGACCTGGACACCCGGCACGCCCGCGCGGCCGTCGTGTCGCTGACCGGCGAGCTTCTCGCCGAGCACAGCGGCACGCTCGTCATCGAGGACGGGCCGGACGTGGTGCTGGGGGAACTGGGCCGCTGGTTCGCCGAACTGCTGGAGAAGGCGGGCCACCGCGCGGACGAGGTCTGCGGGATCGGGCTCGCGGTGCCGGGACCGGTCGACAGCGAGAGTGGCCGAGTGGTCCAGCCACCGATGATGCCGGGCTGGGACGGCTACGACATAAGAGGCCGCCTCGCCCGCTCCTTCACCGAACACACGGGGGCGGCCGCGGTGCCGGTCCTCGTCGACAACGACGCCAACCTCATGGCGTACGGCGAACAGCGCACGTCCTGCCCCGACTGCTCGGCGTTCGTGCTGGTCAAGGTGTCGACCGGCATCGGTGCCGGGGTCGTCGTCGGCGGCTCGATCTTCCGGGGCATCGACGGGGGCGCCGGGGACATCGGCCATATCCGGGTGGGCGCGGACGCGCTGTGCCGGTGCGGTTCCCGCGGCTGTCTGGCCGCCGTCGCCAGTGGTGGCGCCGTGGCGCGGCGGCTGGCCGAGGCCGGGGTGCCCGCGGCCTCCGGAGCGGATGTGCGGGACCTGCTGACCGCCGGTCATCCGGAGGCGGCCGCGCTCGCCCGCGAGGCCGGGCGGCAGGTCGGGGACGTCCTGGCGACCGTGGTGACGCTGCTGAACCCCGGGGTCCTGATGATCGCCGGAGATCTGGCCGGAACCGCCTTCCTCACCGGGGTCCGGGAGCTGCTGTACCAGCGGGCGCTGCCGCGCTCGACCGCTCATCTGGACGTCGTGACATCACGGCTGGGGGAGCGGGCCGGACTGGTGGGGGCGGGGGCGCTGGTCGTGGAGCACCTCTACGCCCCTGAGCGGGTCGAGGAGCGGCTGGCCGCGCTCGGTGTGTGA
- a CDS encoding MGH1-like glycoside hydrolase domain-containing protein yields MDRTAQLTARLTEREFVYDPPPTRSSLHSRAARVLEDNWTGTSTVPSRGLYPHQWSWDSAFIAIGLRHLSPLRAQTELETLLAAQWDDGRIPHIVFNPSVPLDAYFPSPDFWRSSTAGRAAGAPRTVQTSGIVQPPVHALAAWLVHCSDPGLSRARGFLTRMYPRLAAWHRYLLHRRDLGGGSLASVVHPWEQGMDNSPCWDLPLSRVTPAPARSFRRADLDHGSAEDRPTDLDYGRYVRLATDYRDGEYRDGLDGRQGGGRSEFAVEDPSFNALLIASEHALARIAQELGATGTARHARAERLTAALIDRLWDPAQGMFFCRDVRGGGLIPERSVSGLIPLLLPTLPRDIVEALVRTAASKHFGLGGTTRLVPSYDLLGEAFDPHRYWRGPAWFNTGWLVERGLRTHGERGRADALRRAVLDIADTSGFAEYVDPYTGEACGATGFGWTAALTLDLLHTGTAKGGDRQ; encoded by the coding sequence GTGGATCGCACTGCCCAGCTCACAGCCCGTCTCACAGAACGTGAGTTTGTATACGATCCACCTCCGACCCGGAGTTCGCTGCACAGCAGGGCCGCCCGGGTCCTGGAGGACAACTGGACCGGCACCTCCACAGTGCCCTCACGCGGCCTGTATCCACACCAGTGGTCGTGGGACTCGGCGTTCATCGCGATCGGCCTGCGGCATCTGTCGCCGCTCAGGGCGCAGACGGAACTGGAGACGCTCCTCGCCGCCCAGTGGGACGACGGGCGCATCCCGCACATCGTCTTCAACCCCTCCGTGCCGCTCGACGCGTACTTCCCGAGCCCCGACTTCTGGCGCTCCTCGACCGCGGGGCGCGCTGCGGGCGCCCCGCGCACCGTACAGACCTCGGGCATCGTGCAGCCACCGGTGCACGCGCTGGCCGCGTGGCTGGTGCACTGCTCGGACCCTGGTCTGTCCCGGGCGCGCGGCTTCCTCACCCGGATGTACCCCCGGCTGGCGGCCTGGCACCGCTATCTGCTGCACCGGCGGGACCTGGGCGGCGGGTCTCTGGCGTCCGTCGTGCACCCCTGGGAGCAGGGGATGGACAACAGCCCCTGCTGGGACCTGCCGCTCTCCCGCGTCACCCCCGCCCCCGCCCGCTCCTTCCGGCGCGCCGACCTCGACCACGGGTCGGCGGAGGACCGGCCGACGGATCTGGACTACGGGCGGTACGTGCGGCTGGCGACGGACTACCGGGACGGGGAGTACCGGGACGGGCTGGACGGGAGACAAGGGGGCGGCCGTAGCGAGTTCGCCGTCGAGGACCCCTCCTTCAACGCCCTGCTCATCGCCTCCGAGCACGCCCTCGCCCGTATCGCGCAGGAGCTGGGCGCGACCGGCACGGCCCGGCACGCGCGCGCCGAGCGTCTGACGGCGGCGCTGATCGACCGGCTGTGGGACCCGGCGCAGGGCATGTTCTTCTGCCGGGACGTGCGGGGCGGGGGCCTGATCCCCGAGCGCAGCGTGTCCGGGCTCATCCCGCTCCTGCTGCCGACGCTCCCCCGGGACATCGTCGAGGCGCTCGTCCGTACGGCCGCCTCCAAGCACTTCGGCCTGGGCGGCACCACCCGCCTCGTGCCCAGCTACGACCTTCTCGGCGAGGCCTTCGACCCGCACCGCTACTGGCGGGGCCCGGCCTGGTTCAACACCGGTTGGCTGGTGGAGCGGGGCCTGCGCACCCACGGTGAGCGAGGCCGCGCCGACGCCCTGCGCCGGGCCGTTCTCGACATCGCGGACACCTCGGGCTTCGCCGAGTACGTCGACCCGTACACCGGTGAGGCCTGCGGCGCGACCGGCTTCGGCTGGACCGCCGCGCTCACGCTCGATCTGCTGCACACCGGCACAGCCAAGGGAGGGGACCGGCAATGA
- a CDS encoding amylo-alpha-1,6-glucosidase, with the protein MTDRHHLLVHGGTFAAVGDGGDISGVRGGVSPSPEGLFVRDARHLSRWQLTVDGAVPEALTPVADGDTARCVLVPRGGRQEPPAYTIFREQAVGDGSFIESLRVTSNRPTPTTVRLAVTADADFTDQFELRSDYRTYPKTGATRSREVLDAGVEFTYQRGEWRSRTTVTAEPAPDGVEETGTGARRLVWTLELEPHGTAELTLRVMARPHGDKRALRVPQSPAALNAQLLAMEGEFVEGAAFPTGWPELAAACARGLADLASLQVPATGPDGEELRVPAAGAPWFLTLLGRDALLTSLFALPYRPQLAAATLPALAAAQATEVGADSVAQPGKIVHEVRHGELAHFGQVPYGRYYGSVDATPLFLVLLGAYVEHTGDVAMARRLESHARAAIGWMLDHGGLTSRGYLVYRADQGGLANQNWKDSPGAICWADGTRASGAVMAAGAQGYAYDALRRTAWVARTVWADETYAALLEQAAGDLRDRFQRDFWMPDRTFPALALDGEGQQVDALASDAGHLLWSGLLDKEYGEAVGRRLLEPDFFSGWGVRTVAAGQSAYHPLSYHRGSVWPHDNALITLGLARYGLHDEARVVAHALVDAATATGHRLPEVLAGYGRDSHPEPVPYPHACVRESRSAAAPLALLTAVGGA; encoded by the coding sequence ATGACGGACCGGCATCATCTGCTCGTGCACGGCGGGACGTTCGCAGCCGTGGGCGACGGCGGAGACATCAGCGGGGTCCGGGGCGGCGTCTCCCCGTCCCCGGAAGGCTTGTTCGTACGCGACGCCCGCCACCTCAGCCGCTGGCAGCTGACGGTCGACGGCGCCGTGCCCGAGGCCCTCACCCCCGTCGCCGACGGCGACACCGCGCGCTGTGTCCTCGTCCCGCGCGGCGGCCGCCAGGAACCGCCCGCGTACACGATCTTCCGCGAACAGGCCGTGGGCGACGGCTCGTTCATCGAGTCCCTGCGCGTCACCAGCAACCGCCCGACGCCGACCACGGTCCGGCTCGCGGTCACCGCCGACGCCGACTTCACCGACCAGTTCGAACTCCGCTCCGACTACCGCACCTACCCGAAGACCGGAGCCACCCGCTCCCGGGAAGTCCTCGACGCGGGCGTCGAGTTCACCTACCAGCGCGGCGAATGGCGTTCCCGTACGACGGTGACGGCCGAGCCCGCTCCGGACGGCGTCGAGGAGACGGGCACCGGAGCCCGGCGCCTGGTCTGGACGCTGGAACTGGAGCCGCACGGCACGGCGGAACTGACGCTGCGGGTGATGGCACGGCCCCACGGCGACAAACGGGCCCTGCGAGTGCCCCAGTCACCGGCCGCGCTGAACGCACAACTCCTCGCCATGGAAGGCGAGTTCGTGGAGGGCGCCGCCTTCCCGACCGGCTGGCCCGAACTGGCCGCCGCGTGCGCGCGTGGCCTCGCCGACCTCGCCTCGCTCCAGGTCCCGGCGACCGGACCGGACGGCGAGGAACTGCGCGTCCCGGCCGCCGGCGCGCCCTGGTTCCTGACCCTGCTGGGCCGCGACGCGCTGCTCACCTCGCTGTTCGCCCTCCCCTACCGCCCCCAGCTGGCCGCCGCCACCCTCCCCGCGCTCGCCGCGGCCCAGGCCACGGAGGTCGGCGCGGACTCGGTGGCGCAGCCCGGAAAGATCGTGCACGAGGTGCGGCACGGGGAGCTGGCGCACTTCGGCCAGGTGCCGTACGGGCGTTACTACGGCTCGGTGGACGCGACGCCGTTGTTCCTGGTGCTGCTCGGGGCGTATGTGGAGCACACCGGGGACGTCGCGATGGCCCGGCGTCTGGAGTCCCATGCCCGGGCGGCGATCGGCTGGATGCTGGACCACGGCGGGCTGACCTCGCGCGGATACCTCGTGTACCGCGCCGACCAGGGCGGGCTCGCCAACCAGAACTGGAAGGACTCGCCCGGGGCGATCTGCTGGGCCGACGGGACGCGGGCGAGCGGGGCGGTGATGGCGGCCGGGGCGCAGGGGTACGCGTACGACGCGCTGCGGCGCACGGCCTGGGTGGCGCGGACGGTCTGGGCGGACGAGACGTACGCGGCGCTCCTCGAACAGGCCGCGGGCGATCTGCGGGACCGTTTCCAGCGGGACTTCTGGATGCCGGACCGGACGTTTCCGGCGCTGGCGCTGGACGGCGAGGGACAGCAGGTGGACGCGCTGGCCTCGGACGCCGGGCATCTGCTGTGGTCCGGGCTGCTGGACAAGGAGTACGGGGAGGCGGTGGGGCGGCGGTTGCTGGAGCCGGACTTCTTCTCCGGGTGGGGGGTGCGGACGGTGGCGGCCGGGCAGTCGGCGTATCACCCGCTCTCGTATCACCGGGGGTCGGTGTGGCCGCATGACAACGCGCTGATCACGCTGGGGCTGGCCCGGTACGGGCTGCATGACGAGGCGCGGGTGGTCGCGCATGCGTTGGTCGACGCGGCGACGGCCACGGGGCATCGGTTGCCGGAGGTTCTCGCGGGGTACGGGCGGGACTCACACCCGGAGCCGGTGCCGTATCCGCATGCGTGCGTGCGGGAGTCTCGGTCCGCGGCGGCGCCGTTGGCCTTGCTGACCGCGGTAGGGGGTGCCTAG
- a CDS encoding CDP-alcohol phosphatidyltransferase, with protein MPDAPAPSARPPILRWTVTALAALLVLGALLLPNALGALKPNRFTRIPAEAILGAAVALWLPRRPRVIVAVVAGVGLGVLTVLNVLDMGFREYLGRGFNLVLDWELLDDAQSYVADSMGGTFAVLAAVGAVVLVLLLVGVMALATVRLSNVLVASRPIAARGTLIAALAWITCYALGLQIAGTPIASDRAADALKIQARRVADTVRDEAAFAKEAKADTFGATPGAQLVPDLRGKDVIFTFIESYGRSAIEDPVMAPGVDSTLAARTKALDKTGFHAKSGWLTSATYGGSSWLGHSTFLSGLWIDNQQRYRTVTSGEHLTLTKAFQKTGDWDTVGVMPGIQKGWPEAKYYGLDKVYNAFQLGYQGPKFSWSTMPDQYALEAFQRLVHGKKRDKPLMSEVILTSSHQPWAPIPKLVDWDRLGDGSVFDAIQKAGKNPGDIVTDSTKSREEYGKSIQYSVTALTQWLERYGTDDTVLVFLGDHQPIARVSGDHASRDVPVSIVAKDPKVLDKIANWNWTDGLRPSHNAPVWKMSSFRDRFLTAYGSTPHPSKD; from the coding sequence TTGCCGGATGCACCCGCGCCTTCTGCGCGTCCGCCGATCCTCCGGTGGACGGTCACCGCGCTTGCCGCGCTGCTCGTCCTCGGGGCGTTGCTGTTGCCGAACGCCCTGGGGGCGCTGAAGCCGAATCGGTTCACCCGTATCCCCGCCGAGGCGATCCTCGGGGCGGCGGTGGCGTTGTGGTTGCCGCGCCGTCCTCGGGTGATCGTGGCGGTGGTGGCCGGGGTGGGGCTCGGCGTGCTGACCGTGCTGAACGTGCTCGACATGGGGTTCCGGGAGTATCTGGGGCGGGGCTTCAACCTGGTGCTCGACTGGGAGTTGCTGGACGACGCGCAGTCGTATGTGGCGGATTCGATGGGCGGGACGTTCGCGGTGCTGGCCGCCGTCGGGGCGGTCGTGCTGGTGCTGCTGCTGGTGGGGGTCATGGCACTGGCGACGGTGCGGCTGAGCAACGTCCTGGTGGCGAGCAGACCGATCGCCGCGCGGGGCACGCTCATCGCGGCGCTGGCGTGGATCACCTGTTACGCGCTCGGGCTGCAGATCGCCGGGACGCCCATCGCCTCCGACCGGGCCGCCGACGCGCTGAAGATCCAGGCGCGGCGGGTGGCGGACACGGTCCGGGACGAGGCGGCGTTCGCGAAGGAGGCGAAGGCGGACACGTTCGGGGCGACGCCGGGTGCGCAGTTGGTGCCCGATCTGCGGGGCAAGGACGTGATCTTCACGTTCATCGAGAGTTACGGCCGTAGCGCGATCGAGGATCCGGTCATGGCGCCGGGGGTGGACTCGACGCTGGCGGCGCGGACGAAGGCGTTGGACAAGACGGGGTTCCATGCCAAGAGCGGGTGGCTGACGTCGGCGACGTACGGGGGCAGCAGCTGGCTGGGGCACTCGACGTTCCTGTCGGGCCTGTGGATCGACAACCAGCAGCGGTATCGCACGGTGACCTCCGGGGAGCATCTGACGCTCACCAAGGCGTTCCAGAAGACCGGTGACTGGGACACGGTCGGGGTGATGCCGGGGATCCAGAAGGGCTGGCCGGAGGCGAAGTACTACGGCCTGGACAAGGTCTACAACGCCTTCCAACTCGGTTATCAGGGGCCGAAGTTCAGCTGGTCGACGATGCCCGACCAGTATGCGCTGGAGGCCTTCCAGCGCCTCGTCCACGGCAAGAAGCGGGACAAGCCGCTGATGTCGGAGGTCATCCTGACGTCGAGTCACCAGCCGTGGGCGCCGATCCCGAAGCTGGTGGACTGGGACCGGCTCGGCGACGGTTCGGTCTTCGACGCGATCCAGAAGGCCGGCAAGAACCCCGGTGACATCGTCACCGACTCGACGAAGTCCCGTGAGGAGTACGGCAAGTCGATCCAGTACTCGGTGACGGCCCTCACCCAGTGGCTGGAGCGCTACGGCACCGACGACACCGTTCTCGTCTTCCTCGGCGATCACCAGCCCATCGCCCGTGTCAGCGGCGACCACGCCAGCCGGGACGTGCCGGTCTCGATCGTGGCCAAGGACCCGAAGGTCCTGGACAAGATCGCGAACTGGAACTGGACCGACGGTCTACGCCCCTCCCACAACGCCCCGGTCTGGAAAATGAGCTCCTTCCGCGACCGCTTCCTGACGGCCTACGGCTCGACCCCACACCCGTCAAAGGACTGA
- a CDS encoding GbsR/MarR family transcriptional regulator → MPGGRLTQQERQQIALGLADGLAYAEIARRLERPTSTVTREVMRNGGPSGYRAEAAHRATERRAHRRRPSTTRDARAPEQAHGRDAEAVREYEETFTTVMMGSGMPTMMSRVMACITLTDTGSLTAADLVERLNVSPASVSKAITFLESQGMVRRERDGRRRERYVVDDDIWYRSMMASARSTAQIVEIARQGVTVLGPDTPAAVRLENIARFLDFVSESIARAAEQARDILYTNPGTPTDD, encoded by the coding sequence ATGCCGGGAGGCAGGCTCACCCAGCAGGAGCGTCAGCAGATCGCGCTGGGGCTGGCCGACGGACTCGCCTACGCGGAGATCGCCCGCCGTCTGGAGCGTCCGACCTCGACGGTCACGCGGGAAGTCATGCGCAACGGCGGTCCGAGCGGCTACCGCGCCGAGGCGGCCCATCGCGCCACCGAGCGCCGTGCCCATCGGCGCCGGCCGAGCACGACGCGGGACGCGCGGGCGCCGGAGCAGGCCCATGGGCGGGATGCCGAGGCGGTGCGCGAGTACGAGGAGACGTTCACGACCGTCATGATGGGCTCCGGTATGCCCACGATGATGTCCCGCGTGATGGCCTGTATCACCCTCACCGACACCGGCAGTCTGACCGCCGCGGATCTCGTCGAGCGTCTGAACGTCAGCCCTGCCTCCGTCTCCAAGGCGATCACCTTCCTGGAGAGTCAGGGCATGGTGCGCCGGGAGCGCGACGGGCGCCGCCGTGAGCGCTATGTCGTCGACGACGACATCTGGTACCGGTCCATGATGGCCAGCGCCCGCTCCACCGCCCAGATCGTCGAGATCGCCCGCCAGGGCGTCACCGTCCTCGGCCCCGACACCCCGGCCGCGGTCCGCCTCGAAAACATCGCCCGCTTCCTCGACTTCGTCTCCGAAAGCATCGCCCGAGCGGCGGAACAGGCCCGCGACATCCTCTACACGAACCCGGGAACGCCGACGGACGACTGA
- the dusB gene encoding tRNA dihydrouridine synthase DusB, with protein sequence MPTIAPTSNTTLQIGPHTVQPPVVLAPMAGITNAPFRTLCREFSGGKGLFVSEMITTRALVERNEKTMQLIHFDATEKPRSIQLYGVDPATVGKAVRMIADEGLADHIDLNFGCPVPKVTRKGGGSALPYKRNLLRAILREAVSGAGDLPVTMKMRKGIDDDHITYLDAGRIAVQEGVTAIALHGRTAAQHYGGTADWDAIARLKEHVPEIPVLGNGDIWSAEDAVRMVRETGCDGVVVGRGCLGRPWLFSDLVAVFEGRTEDIARPALREVADVMVRHATLLGEWIGDEARGVIDFRKHVAWYLKGFAVGSEMRKRLAITSSLEELRSGLDELDLDQPWPAGADGPRGRTSGNNRVVLPDGWLKDPYDCAGIGEDAELDTSGG encoded by the coding sequence ATGCCCACGATCGCTCCCACCTCGAACACGACCCTGCAGATCGGGCCGCACACCGTGCAGCCGCCCGTCGTCCTGGCCCCCATGGCCGGGATCACCAACGCGCCCTTCCGCACCCTGTGCAGGGAGTTCAGCGGTGGCAAGGGCCTGTTCGTGAGCGAGATGATCACCACCCGGGCGCTGGTCGAGCGCAACGAGAAGACCATGCAGCTGATCCACTTCGACGCGACCGAGAAGCCGCGCTCGATCCAGCTGTACGGCGTCGACCCGGCGACCGTCGGCAAGGCCGTCCGCATGATCGCGGACGAGGGCCTCGCCGACCACATCGACCTGAACTTCGGCTGCCCGGTCCCCAAGGTGACGCGCAAGGGCGGCGGCTCGGCACTGCCGTACAAGCGGAATCTGCTGCGCGCGATCCTGCGCGAGGCGGTGAGCGGGGCCGGTGACCTCCCCGTCACGATGAAGATGCGCAAGGGCATCGACGACGACCACATCACCTACCTCGACGCCGGCCGGATCGCCGTGCAGGAGGGCGTGACGGCCATCGCGCTGCACGGCCGCACCGCCGCCCAGCACTACGGCGGCACCGCGGACTGGGACGCGATCGCCCGGCTCAAGGAGCATGTGCCGGAGATCCCCGTCCTCGGCAACGGTGACATCTGGTCGGCCGAGGACGCGGTGCGGATGGTCCGCGAGACCGGCTGCGACGGAGTGGTGGTCGGACGCGGGTGCCTGGGGCGGCCGTGGCTCTTCTCCGACCTCGTGGCCGTCTTCGAAGGCCGTACCGAGGACATCGCGCGCCCCGCCCTGCGTGAGGTCGCCGACGTGATGGTCCGGCACGCCACGCTCCTCGGCGAGTGGATCGGCGACGAGGCCCGCGGTGTCATCGACTTCCGCAAGCACGTCGCCTGGTACCTCAAGGGCTTCGCGGTCGGCTCGGAGATGCGCAAGCGCCTCGCCATCACCTCCTCCCTGGAGGAACTCCGTTCCGGTCTCGACGAGTTGGACCTCGACCAGCCCTGGCCGGCGGGCGCCGACGGGCCGCGTGGACGGACCTCGGGGAACAACAGGGTTGTCCTGCCGGACGGTTGGCTCAAGGACCCGTACGACTGCGCGGGCATCGGCGAGGACGCGGAACTGGACACGTCGGGCGGCTGA